GCTCATGTAGATGGAGGAGTACCTAACTTAGTAATAAATTTACCAGAAGCTACACCTTTCCATTTAGGATATTTATTCTATTTCTTTGAAAAAGCTTGTGGAATAAGTGGATATGTTTTAGGAGTAAATCCTTTCAACCAACCAGGAGTAGAATCATATAAAGCTAATATGTTTGCTCTATTAGGTAAAAAAGGATATGAAAAAGAAGCTGAAATCTTAAACAAAAGATTAGAAAATAAATAGTAGTAAAAATAGCTCAAGAATAACTTTTTTCAAGAATTTTGTTATTCTTGAGTTTTTTTATATAAAAAAGGAGGATTTATGAAGTTTTTAGATGAGTTTAAAAAGTTTGCACTACGTGGGAATGTTTTTGATATGGCAGTAGGGGTTATTGTTGGAGGAGCTTTTAGTAAGATAGTTTCAAGTATGGTAAATGATATGATTATGCCTATAATTGGGATGTTAACTGGAAAAATAGATATTTCATCCTTAGAGTTTTCTCTTCCATCAAGCATAGTAGGAGCTGATCCAGTAATTATAAAGTATGGACAATTTTTACAAAATGTATTAAATTTTCTAATAAT
This is a stretch of genomic DNA from uncultured Fusobacterium sp.. It encodes these proteins:
- the mscL gene encoding large-conductance mechanosensitive channel protein MscL, producing MKFLDEFKKFALRGNVFDMAVGVIVGGAFSKIVSSMVNDMIMPIIGMLTGKIDISSLEFSLPSSIVGADPVIIKYGQFLQNVLNFLIICFSVFIMVKVVNKLIKKQEDAKPAPKPTNEELLLKEIRDILKEKK